One Bacteroidales bacterium DNA window includes the following coding sequences:
- the htpG gene encoding molecular chaperone HtpG yields MQTGKINVQTENIFPIIKKFLYSDHEIFLRELVSNAVDATTKLKTLSSLDKVKDELGELTIEIILDKEAGTLTIKDRGIGMTADEIDQFINQIAFSGAEAFLKKYKGKTEDEQSGLIGHFGLGFYSSFMVADKVEIKTKTYKKGAGSKAVRWECDGSPDYVIDETDKTDRGTEIILHISKDSDEFLQEQRIQELLNKYCKFLPVPIRFGNEKTFETSETEKDEKGEPKRIEVEKPRIINNTNPLWKQKPVDLKDEDYKSFYRELYPMTFDEPLFNIHLNVDYPFNLTGILYFPKLKKNYEVQRDKIQLYCNQVFVTDTVEGIVPDFLTLLHGVIDSPDIPLNVSRSYLQSDQNVKKISGHIMKKVADKLEELFKSNREEFEKKWDDIRVFIEYGIISEPKFYERAEKFCLLKNTENKYFTLEEYKNHIESNQKDKDGNLVYLYTSNLEEQFSYISAARERGYDILVMDGPVDNHFINTLEQKFEKTQFARVDADIVDKLIKKEDSLPSLLSEEQQGKLTPVFEKAADKSKFHIVFESLSISDLPVMITQPEFMRRMKDMSAMGGYSFMGNMPDTYNLVINSNHPLIMQILDNTDEGQQDKLTKQLVDLALLSQNMLKGEALDGFIRRSVELVNK; encoded by the coding sequence ATGCAGACAGGTAAAATCAACGTTCAAACTGAGAACATTTTCCCCATTATTAAGAAGTTCCTTTATTCTGACCATGAGATTTTCCTCCGTGAATTGGTTTCCAATGCGGTGGATGCAACCACCAAATTAAAGACACTTTCTTCACTTGATAAGGTAAAGGATGAATTAGGGGAATTGACAATTGAGATCATACTTGATAAAGAAGCCGGCACATTAACCATTAAGGACCGGGGTATTGGTATGACAGCTGATGAGATTGATCAGTTTATCAACCAGATAGCTTTTTCTGGTGCTGAAGCATTTCTGAAGAAATATAAAGGCAAAACTGAAGATGAGCAGAGTGGATTGATTGGTCATTTCGGCCTTGGATTCTATTCATCTTTTATGGTGGCTGATAAGGTAGAAATTAAAACCAAGACGTATAAGAAAGGTGCTGGTTCAAAAGCAGTTCGATGGGAATGTGACGGTTCTCCGGATTATGTGATTGATGAAACTGACAAAACCGACAGGGGCACTGAGATTATTCTGCATATCTCAAAAGATTCAGACGAATTTTTACAGGAACAGAGAATCCAGGAACTTCTGAATAAATATTGCAAGTTCCTCCCGGTCCCGATCAGGTTTGGAAATGAAAAAACTTTTGAAACCTCAGAAACCGAAAAAGATGAAAAAGGTGAACCTAAAAGGATAGAGGTTGAAAAACCAAGAATCATCAACAACACCAATCCTTTGTGGAAACAGAAACCGGTGGACTTAAAGGATGAAGATTATAAATCATTCTATAGGGAATTATACCCTATGACCTTTGATGAACCTTTATTCAACATTCACCTGAATGTGGATTACCCTTTCAATTTAACCGGGATTCTATATTTCCCTAAGCTCAAAAAAAATTATGAAGTTCAGCGTGATAAAATTCAGCTTTACTGCAACCAGGTTTTTGTAACTGATACTGTTGAAGGTATTGTCCCTGACTTCCTAACGCTATTGCATGGAGTAATTGATTCACCTGACATTCCTTTGAATGTGTCACGCTCCTATCTCCAAAGCGATCAGAATGTAAAGAAAATTTCCGGTCACATCATGAAGAAGGTGGCAGATAAACTGGAAGAACTCTTTAAAAGTAACCGTGAAGAGTTTGAAAAGAAATGGGATGATATAAGAGTCTTCATTGAGTATGGAATCATTTCTGAACCCAAATTCTATGAGAGAGCAGAAAAATTCTGTTTACTTAAAAACACTGAGAACAAATACTTTACTCTCGAAGAATATAAAAACCATATAGAATCGAATCAGAAGGACAAAGATGGAAATCTGGTGTACCTTTATACCAGTAATCTTGAAGAACAGTTCAGTTATATTTCTGCAGCCCGTGAAAGAGGATATGATATCCTGGTAATGGATGGCCCTGTTGACAATCATTTCATCAATACCCTTGAACAAAAATTTGAAAAGACGCAGTTTGCACGTGTAGATGCAGATATAGTTGATAAACTGATAAAAAAGGAAGACTCATTACCTTCTTTATTATCTGAAGAACAGCAGGGTAAATTGACACCTGTTTTTGAAAAAGCTGCTGATAAGAGCAAATTTCACATTGTTTTTGAGAGTCTTAGCATTTCTGATCTTCCGGTTATGATCACTCAACCCGAGTTTATGCGCCGTATGAAGGATATGTCGGCCATGGGAGGATATAGTTTCATGGGAAATATGCCTGATACTTACAATCTTGTGATTAACTCCAATCATCCTTTAATAATGCAAATACTCGATAATACGGATGAAGGTCAGCAGGACAAACTAACAAAACAGCTGGTTGATTTAGCTTTACTCTCTCAAAATATGCTTAAAGGTGAAGCTTTGGATGGGTTTATCAGAAGAAGTGTTGAGCTTGTTAATAAGTGA
- a CDS encoding LemA family protein: MKKSWIIIGGLVLLGVILLLTLPASYNRLVKAEENVNTQWANVQGAYQRRADLIPNLVSTVKGYADFEQETLIKVIEQRANATKPTINVDPTKLNENSLAQFQKAQDELGSALSRLMVVVEKYPDLKANQNFLQLQAQLEGTENRINVERRTFNESVQQFNTSLRRFPTNILGGMFGFSKKPYFEAQAGSDVAPKVEF, translated from the coding sequence ATGAAAAAATCATGGATTATTATAGGCGGTTTAGTTCTCTTAGGAGTAATTCTGCTTCTTACCTTACCAGCTTCATACAACCGACTTGTGAAGGCTGAAGAAAATGTTAACACCCAATGGGCGAATGTTCAGGGAGCTTACCAACGCAGGGCTGACCTGATCCCCAACCTGGTTAGTACCGTTAAAGGTTATGCCGACTTTGAACAGGAGACCCTGATCAAAGTTATTGAGCAGCGTGCCAATGCAACCAAACCTACAATCAATGTAGATCCAACCAAACTGAATGAGAATAGCCTGGCACAATTCCAGAAAGCTCAGGATGAACTTGGTAGTGCTCTATCCCGTTTAATGGTAGTAGTGGAAAAGTATCCTGATCTGAAAGCAAATCAGAATTTTCTGCAGTTGCAAGCCCAGTTGGAAGGAACTGAAAACAGGATTAATGTGGAAAGAAGAACTTTCAATGAATCTGTTCAGCAGTTCAATACAAGTCTGAGGCGTTTTCCAACCAATATTCTTGGCGGAATGTTTGGCTTCTCAAAGAAGCCCTATTTCGAGGCACAGGCAGGATCAGATGTAGCTCCGAAAGTTGAGTTTTAA
- a CDS encoding TPM domain-containing protein: MSKTARNFFSPLQVEEIKQAILNAELDTSGEIRVHVENNCDGEVLDRAAAVFKLLKMNETELKNGVLIYLAIKNRKFAIIGDSGINLVVEKDYWERLKARMLESFREENFTEGLSKSILEVGKILKKHFPYQKDDVNELPDDISFGDEK; the protein is encoded by the coding sequence ATGTCAAAAACAGCCCGTAACTTCTTTTCTCCCCTGCAAGTGGAAGAAATCAAACAAGCTATTCTGAATGCCGAATTGGATACTTCAGGTGAAATCAGGGTTCATGTTGAAAATAACTGCGATGGTGAAGTTTTAGATCGCGCAGCTGCTGTTTTTAAGTTATTGAAGATGAATGAAACAGAACTTAAAAATGGGGTATTGATTTATCTTGCGATTAAGAACAGGAAATTTGCAATAATTGGTGATAGTGGGATCAATCTGGTAGTTGAAAAAGACTATTGGGAAAGATTAAAAGCCAGAATGCTTGAATCTTTCCGTGAGGAAAATTTCACAGAAGGTTTATCTAAATCGATCCTGGAAGTGGGAAAAATACTCAAAAAGCATTTCCCATATCAGAAAGATGATGTAAATGAATTACCAGATGATATTTCATTTGGTGATGAAAAATAA
- a CDS encoding TPM domain-containing protein: MSTYRLNLFIAFLIAILCQVNLSAQDAIPEVPNPPRLVNDFAGILSSDQVASLEQKLVAFNDTTSTQIAVVIMESLSGYDPSDFAQRLGAKWGVGGAKFNNGFVILVKPKTASEKGEAFIASGYGVEGNVPDATAWDIVNNEMIPYFRQNDYYGGINAAVETLFKFTSGEFKASSYGKSKGGSGIIVAIILFILAFFFFTKGRNNRNINRGSTSSMLWPFLFGASSGGNWGNFSGGSGGFGGGGGGGFGGFGGGGFGGGGAGGSW, from the coding sequence ATGAGTACCTATCGACTTAATCTTTTCATTGCATTCCTGATAGCTATTCTATGCCAGGTAAATCTTTCGGCACAGGACGCAATCCCTGAAGTCCCTAATCCACCCAGGTTGGTTAACGACTTTGCAGGGATTCTTTCCTCTGACCAGGTGGCCTCCCTGGAGCAAAAACTGGTAGCTTTCAATGATACAACTTCTACGCAAATTGCTGTTGTTATCATGGAATCCCTTTCAGGTTATGATCCTTCAGATTTCGCACAACGACTCGGTGCTAAATGGGGTGTTGGAGGTGCCAAATTCAATAATGGGTTTGTAATCCTGGTTAAACCAAAAACCGCTTCAGAAAAAGGAGAAGCATTCATTGCCTCTGGCTATGGTGTCGAAGGAAATGTACCAGATGCAACTGCGTGGGACATTGTTAACAATGAAATGATCCCCTATTTCCGGCAAAATGATTATTACGGGGGAATCAATGCAGCCGTAGAAACTCTCTTCAAGTTTACTTCCGGTGAGTTTAAAGCATCCTCTTATGGCAAATCCAAAGGTGGTTCAGGAATTATTGTTGCCATCATCCTGTTTATTTTAGCCTTCTTCTTTTTTACTAAAGGCCGTAACAATAGGAATATTAACAGGGGATCAACTTCTTCTATGCTATGGCCATTCCTCTTTGGAGCATCAAGTGGTGGAAACTGGGGGAATTTCTCAGGAGGAAGCGGTGGCTTTGGCGGTGGTGGCGGAGGAGGATTCGGAGGATTCGGTGGTGGAGGATTTGGAGGAGGAGGCGCAGGAGGAAGCTGGTAA
- a CDS encoding c-type cytochrome, translating into MLKHASIRRRIVNLTIVLPLALLITGLAISKPIHAQNTKAKEIFDKNCAICHKLSEEKLVGPGLKGVTERRDKAWMIKFIRGSQEMVKAGDKTAVEVFNANSKIPMPDHKFLTEDDVSQVIDYIANYKPEAAKAVTVDITKKDGFSDEEIKRGERLFLGLIAFEKGTTVNCASCHATMLTDTLNFNPSVTDLAHAWLEPNGTNLYQVMASPTSIKMTEAHKGIQLSDKELFDISAYFSEVAKEGMEIEKTFPYRFLLFLALGFLMALALADLLFFKKVKYKVIHILILLGGLTTHVTLAIQEGINLGRTQNYAPDQPIKFSHKVHAGQNKTDCEYCHSIASYSKSAGMPSPDLCMNCHKVVTQGARSGKFEINKIQRAIASGKSIPWVRIHKLPDHAFFSHAQHVSAGKVKCQECHGKVEEMDLVYQAADLSMGWCVNCHRRTAVQFTDNKYYESYRKLHDDVKSGKAKKITVEQIGGLDCSKCHY; encoded by the coding sequence ATGCTTAAACACGCATCGATCAGAAGAAGAATTGTCAATCTGACAATTGTTTTGCCTTTAGCCCTGCTTATTACGGGTTTAGCGATCTCCAAGCCAATCCATGCGCAAAACACTAAAGCGAAAGAAATCTTTGATAAAAATTGTGCCATCTGTCACAAGCTTTCAGAGGAGAAGCTTGTAGGGCCCGGGCTCAAAGGGGTCACGGAACGGCGTGATAAGGCATGGATGATAAAATTCATCCGTGGCTCCCAGGAAATGGTTAAGGCAGGTGATAAAACAGCCGTTGAAGTATTTAATGCCAACAGCAAGATCCCAATGCCTGACCATAAGTTTCTCACTGAAGATGATGTGAGCCAGGTAATTGATTACATAGCTAATTATAAACCTGAGGCTGCAAAGGCTGTAACTGTTGATATTACAAAGAAAGATGGATTCTCTGATGAAGAAATAAAGAGAGGGGAAAGATTATTCCTTGGGCTGATTGCTTTTGAAAAAGGAACTACAGTCAATTGTGCATCCTGTCATGCTACCATGCTTACTGATACATTAAATTTTAATCCTTCAGTAACAGATCTTGCTCATGCATGGCTTGAGCCCAACGGCACCAACCTTTACCAGGTAATGGCCTCCCCTACCTCGATAAAAATGACCGAGGCACATAAAGGCATTCAATTATCCGACAAGGAGCTATTTGATATATCGGCCTATTTTTCAGAAGTGGCTAAAGAAGGGATGGAAATAGAAAAGACTTTCCCATATCGCTTTCTTTTGTTTCTTGCACTGGGATTCCTTATGGCTCTAGCACTCGCCGATCTGCTATTTTTCAAAAAAGTAAAATACAAAGTCATTCATATCCTGATCCTGTTGGGTGGACTAACAACACACGTCACCCTGGCTATACAGGAAGGTATCAATCTTGGCAGAACCCAGAATTATGCACCGGATCAGCCCATAAAATTCTCTCATAAAGTACATGCCGGCCAAAATAAGACTGATTGTGAATACTGCCATAGTATTGCTTCATACAGCAAATCAGCTGGGATGCCTTCTCCCGACCTTTGCATGAATTGCCATAAGGTAGTAACTCAAGGAGCCCGCTCCGGAAAATTTGAGATTAACAAAATACAAAGGGCTATTGCTTCCGGCAAATCTATTCCCTGGGTTAGGATTCACAAACTTCCTGACCATGCATTTTTCAGTCACGCTCAACATGTGAGTGCCGGTAAGGTCAAATGCCAGGAATGCCATGGAAAAGTAGAAGAAATGGACCTGGTTTACCAGGCTGCAGACCTTTCAATGGGATGGTGTGTAAATTGTCACCGCCGCACAGCTGTCCAGTTCACAGACAATAAATACTATGAAAGCTACCGCAAATTGCATGATGATGTAAAGTCAGGCAAAGCGAAAAAGATAACCGTGGAACAGATTGGCGGGCTGGATTGCTCTAAATGCCACTATTAA